From one candidate division Zixibacteria bacterium HGW-Zixibacteria-1 genomic stretch:
- a CDS encoding phosphocarrier protein HPr, which yields MVQKSVKVINRLGMHARPSAMFVTHSSRYKSEIFIEKAGLQVNGKSIMGVMTLAAEMGSELIITAKGEDENEAVRDLVELVASGFGELKNL from the coding sequence ATGGTTCAAAAGTCGGTAAAAGTTATAAATAGACTGGGGATGCACGCCCGCCCCTCGGCAATGTTTGTCACTCATTCCTCGCGCTACAAGTCCGAAATTTTTATTGAAAAGGCGGGATTGCAGGTGAATGGAAAATCGATTATGGGCGTGATGACCCTTGCGGCTGAAATGGGCTCGGAATTAATCATAACGGCCAAGGGAGAAGATGAAAATGAGGCCGTCAGGGATCTGGTGGAACTGGTTGCTTCCGGTTTCGGGGAATTAAAAAATTTATAA
- a CDS encoding aspartate 1-decarboxylase, whose product MLISVCKSKIHRATITEANLDYEGSITIDADLMKAADVVEYEKVQIANVSNGERLETYVIKGKPGSGIICLNGAAARKGNKGDIIIIISYGLIEKEKAASFKPNVVKVDAHNKAV is encoded by the coding sequence ATGTTAATATCAGTTTGTAAATCGAAAATCCATCGGGCGACAATAACTGAAGCCAATTTGGATTATGAAGGCTCAATAACAATTGATGCCGACTTGATGAAGGCGGCCGATGTTGTCGAATATGAAAAGGTCCAGATCGCCAATGTCAGCAATGGCGAACGCCTTGAAACTTACGTAATTAAAGGTAAACCTGGATCGGGCATAATCTGCTTGAACGGGGCCGCCGCCCGCAAAGGAAATAAGGGGGATATTATTATTATTATTTCATATGGCCTGATTGAAAAAGAAAAGGCCGCCTCCTTCAAACCAAATGTCGTTAAAGTTGACGCTCATAATAAAGCTGTATAA
- the folE gene encoding GTP cyclohydrolase I FolE, translating to MDKEKITKGVRLILEGIGEDPDREGLVRTPERVYKFYREIFSGLRAKPEKALKLYTSINKDELIIVRDVAFHSVCEHHLLPFFGKVHIAYIPQKNKITGFSNLVKIVEMYSHRPTIQERMTTEIAETIYNSLDAKGVLVIIEAEHLCLTMTGVKKSGSKTVTSAVRGLLREDATRAEAMALIKQ from the coding sequence ATGGATAAGGAAAAAATTACAAAAGGGGTCAGGCTGATACTTGAAGGTATCGGCGAGGACCCCGACCGCGAAGGCCTTGTCAGGACACCCGAGCGCGTTTATAAATTCTACCGCGAAATTTTCAGCGGTCTCAGGGCCAAACCGGAAAAAGCTCTCAAGCTGTACACTTCCATCAACAAGGATGAACTGATAATCGTCCGCGACGTTGCCTTTCATTCCGTGTGCGAACATCACCTTCTTCCCTTTTTTGGCAAGGTCCACATCGCCTACATCCCGCAGAAAAACAAAATAACCGGATTTTCGAATCTGGTGAAAATAGTCGAGATGTATTCGCACCGGCCGACCATTCAGGAACGCATGACCACCGAAATCGCCGAAACGATTTACAACAGCCTCGATGCCAAGGGTGTCCTGGTCATCATCGAGGCCGAACATCTTTGCCTGACCATGACAGGTGTCAAAAAGTCGGGATCGAAGACAGTGACTTCGGCGGTGCGGGGGCTGCTTCGCGAAGATGCCACCCGCGCCGAAGCCATGGCACTCATCAAACAGTAG
- a CDS encoding TIGR00159 family protein, protein MEFFRIDFLSFRLSDLIDILIVSFIIYRLLALMKGTRAAQMVTGLVLIFIIAFVSFWFQLQGLSWLFTNLGTVGFIVLVIVFQPELRSMLAQMGHSRLFQYFIKVEERKSLKEVTRAAIRLSELRYGGLIVIEKGVGLKNFIETGKNINAELSAEVIITLFTPYTPLHDGAIIIAGEMISAAACTLPLTQNPRYRKLYGMRHKAAIGVTEVSDAVGVVVSEETGEISITYKGYMEKGISRDDVRHRLAEYLKR, encoded by the coding sequence ATGGAATTCTTCAGAATAGATTTTTTGTCGTTCCGCCTGAGCGATCTGATCGATATCCTGATCGTCTCATTCATCATCTATCGCCTGCTGGCCCTTATGAAAGGCACCCGGGCGGCGCAGATGGTGACCGGGCTGGTCCTGATATTTATTATCGCTTTTGTCTCATTCTGGTTTCAGCTTCAGGGCCTGAGCTGGCTGTTTACCAACCTGGGAACGGTCGGTTTTATCGTCCTGGTAATTGTCTTTCAGCCGGAACTTCGTTCCATGCTGGCGCAGATGGGCCATTCGAGGCTGTTTCAATATTTTATCAAAGTCGAAGAGCGCAAATCACTCAAAGAAGTCACCCGGGCGGCCATCAGGCTTTCGGAACTGCGCTATGGCGGACTGATTGTAATCGAGAAGGGGGTCGGCCTCAAAAACTTTATCGAGACCGGGAAAAATATAAACGCCGAATTATCGGCCGAGGTAATCATCACCCTGTTTACCCCATATACGCCGTTGCATGACGGTGCCATTATCATTGCCGGCGAAATGATATCGGCCGCGGCCTGTACTTTGCCGTTGACTCAGAATCCGCGTTATCGAAAACTCTATGGCATGCGCCACAAAGCGGCTATCGGGGTCACCGAAGTATCCGACGCTGTCGGTGTCGTGGTCTCGGAGGAGACCGGAGAAATCTCAATTACTTACAAAGGATATATGGAAAAGGGAATCAGCCGCGATGACGTCCGTCATCGCCTGGCCGAATACCTCAAGAGATAA
- the folP gene encoding dihydropteroate synthase, which produces MTRTDTPVAEKLSLPGGRHLDLSRPLVMGIINATPDSFSDGGKYHDFKDAVTRAEQLIDEGADIIDIGGESSRPGSVSIHLDEELRRTIPVIEAIRQISNIPVSIDTTKSEVAQRAVDAGADMINDISALRFDKKMADVAAKFEGPIVLMHMLGTPKTMQADPHYKDCIGDVGRFFEERLAFCDQNGIDRSRVILDPGIGFGKRLEDNLNIIRNFGQFSKFGCPLLLGASRKSFIAMITGITGNADKRIGGSLAALIYAINAGCNILRVHDVAETVEAINVMRAIERPF; this is translated from the coding sequence ATGACCAGAACAGATACACCGGTTGCGGAAAAATTATCATTGCCGGGAGGCCGACACCTTGATCTTTCCCGGCCGCTCGTCATGGGAATCATAAATGCCACGCCCGATTCCTTTTCCGACGGCGGGAAGTACCACGACTTCAAGGATGCCGTGACAAGGGCCGAACAACTGATCGACGAAGGAGCCGATATTATTGATATCGGAGGCGAATCCTCCCGCCCCGGATCAGTCTCAATCCACCTTGACGAGGAACTGAGAAGGACGATCCCGGTTATTGAAGCCATCAGACAAATATCCAATATTCCTGTTTCCATTGACACGACCAAGTCGGAAGTGGCGCAACGGGCCGTCGATGCCGGCGCTGATATGATCAATGATATCTCGGCGCTTCGCTTTGACAAAAAAATGGCCGATGTCGCCGCAAAATTCGAAGGACCGATTGTACTGATGCATATGCTTGGAACCCCCAAGACCATGCAGGCCGATCCCCACTATAAAGACTGCATCGGAGATGTCGGCCGGTTTTTCGAGGAACGGCTGGCCTTCTGCGATCAGAATGGAATTGATCGAAGCCGGGTAATTCTGGATCCCGGCATCGGTTTCGGCAAACGCCTCGAGGATAATCTGAATATCATAAGAAATTTCGGGCAGTTTTCGAAGTTCGGCTGTCCCCTTCTTTTGGGTGCCTCAAGAAAGTCTTTTATTGCCATGATAACCGGAATTACGGGGAATGCCGATAAAAGAATCGGCGGCTCGCTGGCCGCCCTGATTTATGCCATCAATGCCGGGTGCAATATATTGCGGGTGCATGATGTCGCCGAGACAGTGGAAGCCATAAACGTCATGAGAGCCATAGAAAGACCCTTTTAG
- the dprA gene encoding DNA-protecting protein DprA — translation MGKKNFWQESKGSLINKLSNDRKKHLVDLIALGAIEGVGVARMYALIEAFGSAETALDASISELTDVPGIGRETASAIKELQDREKAAAIVDKIMGHGWKYFIYDDDDYPEPLKNIPERPPYLFYLGDYIDADSNAIAIVGSRTATEEGRSFAETLAAGLVENGVTVVSGMARGIDTAVHRGALKGNGRTLAVFGSSLDIIYPPESRSLAAKIIDSGCIFSEYLPGTEPYGPNFPKRNRIISGLSQGVVVIEAADRSGALSTAGHALLQNREVFAVPGSPRLATCRGTNQLIKDGAALLISIDDIFEALPRLKGKVAVRQIEKIEDLTELEKEILRHFEDDPIQVDRLSRQAKTPMPDLLQVLLALELKGIVKEISGKRYILN, via the coding sequence ATGGGGAAAAAGAACTTCTGGCAAGAATCGAAAGGGAGCTTGATAAACAAGTTGTCGAATGACCGAAAAAAACATCTGGTCGATCTGATTGCCCTGGGTGCTATCGAAGGTGTCGGCGTTGCTCGCATGTACGCACTTATTGAAGCCTTCGGTTCGGCGGAGACGGCCCTGGATGCATCCATCAGCGAATTGACCGATGTTCCCGGAATCGGACGCGAGACCGCCTCGGCTATCAAAGAACTTCAGGACCGCGAAAAGGCGGCTGCGATTGTTGATAAAATCATGGGGCATGGATGGAAGTATTTTATTTATGACGATGATGACTATCCCGAGCCCCTGAAAAACATTCCCGAACGACCGCCCTACCTGTTTTACCTGGGCGATTATATCGATGCCGACTCAAACGCCATCGCCATTGTCGGATCACGCACCGCGACCGAGGAGGGCCGCTCCTTTGCCGAGACCCTTGCGGCCGGATTAGTCGAAAATGGTGTCACCGTTGTATCGGGTATGGCCCGCGGCATCGATACCGCCGTCCATCGTGGCGCCCTGAAGGGAAATGGCAGGACCCTGGCGGTTTTTGGCTCATCACTCGATATAATTTACCCCCCTGAAAGCCGCAGCCTTGCCGCTAAAATCATAGATTCCGGATGCATATTTTCCGAATATCTGCCCGGCACCGAACCCTACGGCCCCAATTTCCCCAAACGAAATCGTATTATCTCGGGTTTGTCTCAGGGAGTGGTCGTGATCGAAGCGGCGGACCGATCGGGCGCTCTTTCAACCGCCGGGCATGCGTTGCTGCAAAATCGTGAAGTCTTCGCGGTCCCCGGATCGCCCCGGTTGGCCACCTGCCGCGGAACCAACCAATTGATCAAGGACGGAGCCGCCCTGCTGATATCGATTGATGATATATTCGAGGCTCTTCCTCGTCTGAAAGGAAAAGTGGCTGTCCGACAAATCGAAAAAATTGAGGACCTTACCGAACTGGAAAAGGAGATACTGCGCCACTTCGAAGATGACCCGATTCAGGTGGACAGATTATCCCGTCAGGCAAAAACACCCATGCCGGATCTGCTTCAGGTCCTTCTGGCCCTTGAATTAAAAGGTATCGTAAAAGAAATTTCAGGCAAAAGGTATATTTTGAATTGA
- a CDS encoding GTPase ObgE produces the protein MFVDYAEIEVIGGSGGDGCVSFRREKFIRKGGPNGGDGGRGGSVVFVTDANLTTLLDFRYKKTYSAEDGRPGEGSLRSGKSGDPIMIKIPAGTIIKNKETGQIIADLNEVGIEFIAAIGGRGGHGNDHYKSPTNQTPRYAERGQPGQRVKLILELKLLADVGLVGLPNAGKSTMLAKYSAARPKIADYPFTTLIPNLGIVKLREFKSFVMADIPGIIEGASAGKGLGIQFLKHIQRTRVIVYLIDVFVDDVASTLEILKKELRKFDKNLVNKPSIVVLNKVDLLNEEELKVISDKADSDYILFSAVSGYGEKELLARIERELDKQVVE, from the coding sequence ATGTTTGTTGATTATGCAGAAATTGAGGTGATAGGCGGCTCCGGCGGCGATGGGTGCGTCTCGTTTCGCCGTGAGAAGTTTATCCGCAAAGGCGGTCCCAATGGCGGCGACGGCGGCCGCGGGGGCAGTGTTGTTTTTGTTACCGACGCCAATCTGACCACCCTGCTCGATTTTCGATATAAAAAAACTTATAGTGCCGAGGATGGCCGGCCCGGTGAAGGCAGCCTCAGATCCGGCAAATCCGGGGATCCGATTATGATTAAAATACCCGCCGGCACGATTATAAAAAATAAAGAGACCGGACAGATCATTGCCGATCTCAATGAAGTAGGCATCGAGTTTATCGCGGCCATTGGTGGCCGCGGCGGTCATGGCAACGATCATTACAAATCGCCGACCAACCAGACACCCCGATACGCCGAGCGCGGGCAGCCCGGACAGCGGGTGAAACTTATTCTGGAGCTTAAACTGCTGGCCGATGTCGGTCTGGTCGGTCTGCCCAACGCCGGAAAATCAACCATGCTGGCTAAATATTCCGCCGCCAGGCCCAAAATCGCCGATTACCCATTCACGACCCTGATTCCGAATTTGGGCATCGTCAAATTGAGGGAGTTCAAGTCCTTTGTCATGGCCGATATCCCGGGCATAATCGAAGGTGCCTCGGCCGGAAAGGGCCTGGGTATCCAGTTCCTGAAACATATTCAGCGCACCCGGGTCATAGTTTACCTGATTGATGTATTCGTCGATGACGTAGCTTCGACGCTGGAAATCCTTAAAAAAGAATTGCGCAAATTCGACAAAAACCTGGTCAATAAACCCTCGATCGTCGTGCTGAATAAGGTTGACCTGCTCAATGAAGAAGAGCTGAAAGTGATTTCCGATAAAGCCGATTCTGATTATATTCTTTTTTCGGCCGTTTCCGGCTATGGGGAAAAAGAACTTCTGGCAAGAATCGAAAGGGAGCTTGATAAACAAGTTGTCGAATGA
- the ptsP gene encoding phosphoenolpyruvate--protein phosphotransferase yields MLLNAGRCYYFTNSENDMIAVPKRIKLRGLAAGPGLTFGEARVVYNWEQTIEERTIEPEEVESELARLDSAVEESLAELQTLKELAAQKIGGPVAKIFESQLMIATDQEFLRGVKTEIESKLKNAEYIYSLLVEKTIAPLRASRDSYMRQMVIDIEAVSSRVIRRLTGRTIRHIGQAPQDTIFVGKNFSPAEVMSLFERKVKAIVTSTGGVNSHMALISRSLLIPTVVGVPEAHLKISSGDRLIVDGDKGIVIANPSQDEWNELRKKKAKVTALQILKLDKLPDFPPRTADHIDIDVAANYDVPGPIDQILADHKVGIGLYRTEFIYLQNGKFPSENEQFQIYNSVAKRHYPRPVVIRTFDLGSDKYYPSDNNIKEDNPALGWRGIRASFDMPNVFKDQVKAILRASARGNVKILLPMIADITELGKARRFIRQGMTELRKEGIPFDRNIPIGIMIEVPSAAVAADILAEKVSFFSIGSNDLTQYTLAADRDNQRLAKTFAPLHPAVLRLIRMTIEAAQKHNIPVAVCGEMAGDVMAIPLLIGMGITQLSMNPSKLYNACRLIPRIKYSDIIKLAQEASRLTTLKEIESLLLNYNLSVE; encoded by the coding sequence TTGTTATTAAATGCCGGCCGGTGTTATTATTTTACTAATTCGGAAAATGATATGATAGCAGTCCCAAAAAGAATAAAATTGCGCGGTCTTGCGGCCGGTCCGGGCCTGACCTTTGGTGAAGCTCGTGTTGTCTATAATTGGGAGCAGACCATCGAAGAGCGCACCATTGAGCCTGAGGAAGTCGAATCCGAACTGGCGCGGCTTGATAGTGCGGTCGAGGAATCCCTGGCCGAATTGCAGACTCTGAAAGAATTGGCCGCTCAGAAAATCGGCGGCCCGGTGGCCAAAATTTTTGAAAGCCAGTTGATGATCGCCACCGACCAGGAATTTCTGAGGGGCGTCAAAACGGAAATCGAGTCCAAGCTTAAGAACGCCGAATATATCTACAGCCTGCTGGTTGAAAAAACAATCGCCCCGCTTCGTGCCTCGCGTGATTCCTATATGCGGCAGATGGTCATCGATATCGAGGCGGTATCAAGCCGGGTCATCCGCCGCCTGACGGGCCGAACGATTCGCCACATCGGCCAGGCGCCGCAGGATACGATTTTTGTGGGCAAGAATTTCTCTCCGGCTGAAGTGATGAGCCTCTTTGAAAGAAAGGTCAAGGCCATCGTCACCTCGACCGGCGGCGTCAACTCCCATATGGCCCTGATCTCACGGTCTCTCCTGATCCCCACCGTGGTCGGGGTCCCCGAGGCCCATCTCAAGATATCATCGGGCGACCGTTTAATTGTCGATGGCGACAAGGGCATCGTGATTGCCAATCCCTCCCAGGACGAATGGAATGAACTCAGAAAGAAAAAAGCCAAGGTCACCGCTCTTCAGATACTGAAGCTGGACAAGCTCCCCGACTTCCCGCCTAGAACCGCCGATCATATTGATATCGATGTCGCCGCCAACTATGATGTGCCCGGGCCGATCGATCAGATTCTGGCCGATCATAAAGTCGGCATCGGGCTCTATCGAACCGAATTTATCTACCTTCAAAATGGAAAATTCCCTTCGGAAAACGAACAGTTCCAGATATATAATTCCGTCGCCAAAAGGCATTATCCCCGCCCTGTCGTGATCAGAACCTTCGATCTCGGCTCCGACAAATACTATCCGTCCGACAATAATATTAAGGAGGACAACCCTGCTCTCGGATGGCGGGGAATCAGGGCATCATTTGATATGCCCAATGTTTTCAAAGACCAGGTGAAGGCAATTCTGAGAGCCTCGGCCCGCGGCAACGTCAAGATTCTGCTGCCGATGATTGCCGATATTACCGAACTGGGGAAGGCTCGCAGATTTATCCGGCAGGGCATGACCGAACTGCGAAAGGAAGGTATTCCGTTTGACAGAAATATCCCGATCGGAATCATGATCGAAGTTCCTTCGGCCGCTGTCGCGGCTGACATCCTGGCCGAAAAAGTGTCGTTCTTTTCAATCGGCTCCAATGATCTCACTCAATATACCCTGGCTGCCGATCGCGACAATCAAAGACTGGCCAAAACATTCGCGCCCCTGCATCCGGCCGTTCTCAGGTTGATCAGGATGACTATCGAAGCCGCCCAGAAACATAATATACCGGTGGCCGTCTGCGGCGAAATGGCCGGCGATGTCATGGCCATACCGCTCTTGATCGGAATGGGGATCACCCAGTTGTCAATGAACCCCTCGAAATTATATAATGCCTGCCGCCTGATCCCCAGGATCAAATACTCCGACATAATCAAGCTCGCCCAGGAAGCCTCAAGATTGACTACCCTGAAGGAAATTGAGAGTCTGCTCCTGAATTACAATTTGTCGGTGGAGTAA